Proteins from one Setaria italica strain Yugu1 chromosome V, Setaria_italica_v2.0, whole genome shotgun sequence genomic window:
- the LOC101782717 gene encoding WRKY transcription factor WRKY24, with the protein MTTSSSGSIEAPANSRPGSFSFASTSFTDMLGGSAGAAGGASRYKAMTPPSLPLSPPPVSPSSFFNIPGGLNPADFLDSPALLTSSIFPSPTTNAFASQQFSWLSPQGAEQGAKEEQRQSYPDFSFQTAPTTEEAVRTTTTFQQPPVPPAAPLGEDAYRSQQQQPWGYQQQQGMDAGSNQAAYGGPFQAGSSDAGAIVAHVPASGGGYSQAQSQRRSSDDGYNWRKYGQKQVKGSENPRSYYKCTFPSCPTKKKVERSLDGQITEIVYKGTHNHAKPQNTRRNSSAAAQLLLQGGGDASEHSFGGTPVATPENSSASFGDDEAGAGSPRAGNAGGDEFDEDEPDSKRWRKDGDGEGISMAGNRTVREPRVVVQTMSDIDILDDGYRWRKYGQKVVKGNPNPRSYYKCTTAGCPVRKHVERASHDLRAVITTYEGKHNHDVPAARGSAAALYRPAPPPPADNYLAAPAGVRPPAMAYQTGQQYGFGGQSSFGLGAHAPAQSGGFGFSSGFDNAMGSYMSQHQQQQRQNDAMHASRAKEEPREDMFFPQSMMYN; encoded by the exons ATGACCACCTCGTCGTCCGGGAGCATCGAGGCGCCGGCGAACTCGAGGCCCGGCTCGTTCTCGTTCGCGAGCACGAGCTTCACGGACATGCTTGGGGGctccgcgggcgcggccggcggggcgtcGAGGTACAAGGCCATGACCCCGCCGTCCCTGCCGCTGTCTCCGCCGCCGGTGTCGCCGTCGTCCTTCTTCAACATCCCCGGCGGCCTGAACCCCGCCGACTTCCTCGACTCGCCGGCCCTCCTCACCTCCAGT ATCTTCCCGTCGCCGACGACGAACGCATTCGCCTCGCAGCAGTTCAGCTGGCTGTCGCCGCAGGGCGCGGAGCAAGGCGCCAAGGAGGAGCAGAGGCAGTCGTACCCGGACTTCTCGTTCCAGACGGCGCCGACGACCGAAGAGGCCGtgcggacgacgacgaccttcCAGCAGCCACCGGTCCCACCGGCGGCCCCACTG GGTGAAGATGCATACAGaagtcagcagcagcagccatgggGCTACCAGCAGCAACAAGGCATGGACGCGGGCTCCAACCAGGCGGCCTACGGCGGGCCGTTCCAGGCGGGGTCGTCGGACGCCGGCGCGATCGTGGCGCACgttccggcgagcggcggcgggtacaGCCAGGCGCAGTCGCAGAGGCGGTCGTCGGACGACGGGTACAACTGGCGCAAGTACGGGCAGAAGCAGGTGAAGGGGAGCGAGAACCCGCGCAGCTACTACAAGTGCACCTTCCCGAGCTGCCCAACCAAGAAGAAGGTGGAGCGGTCGCTGGACGGCCAGATCACCGAGATCGTGTACAAGGGCACGCACAACCACGCCAAGCCGCAGAACACGCGCAGGAACTCCAGCGCGGCAgcgcagctgctgctgcagggcggcggcgacgcgtcGGAGCACTCGTTCGGAGGCACGCCCGTCGCGACGCCCGAGAACTCGTCGGCGTCGTTCGGGGACGACGAGGCAGGCGCGGGCTCGCCGCGGGCCGggaacgccggcggcgacgagttCGACGAGGACGAGCCGGATTCCAAGAGATG GAGGAAAGACGGTGACGGCGAGGGGATCTCCATGGCCGGCAACCGCACGGTGCGCGAGCCGAGGGTCGTTGTCCAGACCATGAGCGACATCGACATCCTCGATGACGGCTACCGCTGGAGGAAGTACGGGCAGAAGGTGGTGAAGGGAAACCCCAACCCAAG GAGCTACTACAAGTGCACGACGGCCGGGTGCCCGGTGCGGAAGCACGTGGAGCGCGCGTCGCACGACCTGCGCGCCGTGATCACCACGTACGAGGGCAAGCACAACCACGACGTGCCCGCCGCGCGGGGCAGCGCCGCGGCTCTGTaccggcccgcgccgccgccgccggcggacaACTacctcgccgcgcccgccggcgtgaggccgccggccatggcctACCAGACGGGGCAGCAGTACGGGTTCGGCGGCCAGAGCTCGTTCGGCCTCGGCGCCCACGCGCCGGCACAGagcggcggcttcggcttctcgTCCGGCTTCGACAACGCGATGGGGTCGTACATgagccagcaccagcagcagcagaggcagaACGACGCCATGCACGCGTCGAGGGCCAAGGAGGAGCCCAGGGAGGACATGTTTTTCCCGCAGTCGATGATGTACAACTGA
- the LOC101780833 gene encoding uncharacterized protein LOC101780833, whose amino-acid sequence MAQNTSEDDIENVPYSDPNSPILTGYGISVPILDDGLVQGTARHEQRILDFLKATPSVQWIKKIKLCSPLIKFRLPSSSIRGNLHVHFIRTINWGSVFTICKKWLKHPMHMALLIWLLCVGVAGAMLILLLLGLLNDAFPSKSLRNQWIEIDNQILNALFTLLSIYEHPKLIHHTVLLYRWQPEDAAELRKYYCKNVARRPNERAHISFVVFLLHITCISQYADCSLYWAYPSKSRSEFADNFFFVLGIAAPVLAGVYAVYSPLGRDYEAVSDEETKVLDAVLVESSETRTVVSNPAWAGGLFDCSEDPTACYLSFLFTFCVFGWNMERLGFGNMYVHTFTFLLLCVTPFWLFNITAMNIHSYILGDFIGAAGIILCFFGLLYGGFWRIQMRKTFGLPRSRWFCGSASLTDYVQWLFCWPCALAQEVRTGNLYDAKDGKFYKKLMDGVDVESGPEFIFVTESPVSMGVEEGNGINVKLTADGEMIPPTQPVIECGEREGTDSEVVANGSIQLKSEPTAKG is encoded by the coding sequence ATGGCTCAGAACACCTCCGAAGATGATATAGAAAATGTGCCATATTCAGATCCAAATTCACCAATTTTGACTGGATACGGTATCTCGGTTCCTATTCTTGATGATGGACTAGTGCAAGGGACGGCCCGTCATGAACAACGGATTCTTGATTTCCTTAAGGCCACTCCCTCGGTGCAATGGATAAAGAAGATCAAACTTTGTTCGCCATTGATAAAATTTCGGCTGCCATCCTCTAGCATCCGCGGCAACCTTCACGTTCACTTCATCAGAACAATCAACTGGGGTTCAGTTTTCACTATATGCAAGAAATGGCTCAAGCATCCTATGCACATGGCTCTCCTAATATGGCTGCTCTGTGTTGGTGTTGCTGGTGCCATGTTAATCTTGCTTCTGTTAGGACTGCTGAATGATGCATTCCCTTCCAAGTCCTTAAGAAACCAATGGATAGAGATTGACAATCAAATCCTTAACGCCCTCTTCACCCTCTTGAGCATATACGAGCACCCAAAACTAATCCACCATACTGTTCTCCTCTACCGGTGGCAGCCCGAGGATGCAGCCGAGCTCAGAAAATATTATTGCAAGAATGTGGCACGCCGTCCCAATGAGCGAGCACACATATCCTTTGTGGTGTTTCTCCTCCACATCACTTGCATCTCCCAGTATGCCGACTGTAGCCTCTACTGGGCCTACCCCAGCAAATCACGCTCTGAGTTTGCTGACAACTTCTTCTTCGTCCTAGGCATTGCTGCACCGGTTCTTGCTGGAGTGTATGCAGTGTACAGCCCTCTTGGCAGAGACTATGAGGCTGTGTCTGATGAAGAAACCAAAGTACTGGACGCAGTTCTTGTCGAGTCATCAGAAACAAGAACAGTGGTGAGCAATCCCGCGTGGGCAGGTGGGCTGTTTGATTGCAGCGAGGACCCCACAGCTTGCTACCTTTCTTTCCTCTTCACGTTCTGTGTGTTCGgctggaacatggagcgacttGGGTTTGGCAACATGTATGTGCACACATTCACGTTCCTGCTGCTGTGTGTCACGCCATTCTGGTTGTTCAACATCACAGCGATGAACATCCACAGCTACATCCTAGGTGATTTCATTGGTGCTGCGGGGATTATCCTGTGTTTCTTTGGCCTGCTATATGGGGGTTTCTGGAGGATCCAGATGAGGAAGACATTTGGGCTGCCCAGAAGCAGGTGGTTCTGTGGATCAGCATCGTTGACAGACTATGTGCAGTGGCTGTTCTGCTGGCCATGCGCTCTTGCGCAGGAGGTGCGCACAGGGAACCTATATGATGCTAAGGATGGGAAATTCTATAAGAAACTGATGGATGGTGTTGATGTGGAGAGCGGACCAGAATTTATATTTGTGACGGAATCGCCGGTCTCTATGGGAGTAGAAGAAGGGAATGGTATCAATGTCAAACTCACGGCAGATGGTGAAATGATCCCACCCACCCAACCAGTAATAGAATGTGGGGAGAGGGAAGGAACTGATTCAGAAGTTGTGGCGAATGGTAGCATCCAGCTCAAAAGCGAACCCACTGCTAAAGGATGA
- the LOC101783137 gene encoding uncharacterized protein LOC101783137, with protein MGNSLRCCLACMVPCGALDVVRIVHLSGHVDEFSCPVAAASVLAANPNHTLTTAWSPSGAPGCASKKLVIVSPDSELKRGRIYFLIPSATLPADRRSKKQGSSKKSGGSKRPSRHHHHSKKSSAGDTAEQDNYLRELLSEKTASSGGHRRRRSGARVGVWRPQLESIVEEASD; from the coding sequence ATGGGCAACAGCTTGCGGTGCTGCCTGGCCTGCATGGTCCCCTGCGGCGCCCTCGACGTCGTGCGCATCGTGCACCTCAGCGGGCACGTCGACGAGTTCAGCTGCCCGGTGGCCGCGGCCTCCGTGCTCGCCGCGAACCCCAACCACACGCTCACCACGGCGTGGTCCCCCTCCGGCGCGCCCGGCTGCGCCTCCAAGAAGCTCGTCATCGTGTCGCCGGACTCCGAGCTCAAGCGCGGCCGCATCTACTTCCTCATCCCCTCAGCTACCCTGCCGGCGGACCGGAGGAGCAAGAAGCAGGGTAGCTCCAAGAAGAGCGGCGGCAGCAAGCGGCcgagccgccaccaccaccactccaAGAAGAGCAGCGCCGGCGACACGGCGGAGCAGGACAACTACCTGAGGGAGCTGCTCTCCGAGAAGACCGCGTCGAGCGGCGGCCACCGGAGACGGCGGAGCGGCGCCCGCGTCGGCGTGTGGCGGCCGCAGCTGGAGAGCATCGTGGAGGAGGCCTCGGATTAG